The following proteins are co-located in the Solanum pennellii chromosome 1, SPENNV200 genome:
- the LOC107013169 gene encoding CASP-like protein 1E2: METESHTIAKEIGVANKQTIRWNDFVLRFLAFVVTLVAAIVLGVSKQNELVPVQLVPTLPPINVPASAKWSYMSAFVYFVIVNAIACAYAVISLVLSLANKGKTKGLSLTIILFDLIMMALLYSSVGAAAAVGLIGYKGNTHVRWNKVCDVFGKFCGQVVAAIAISLVGSILFLLLVLLATVNLHKNIRH, from the exons atggAGACAGAAAGTCATACAATTGCAAAAGAAATTGGGGTTGCAAATAAGCAAACCATAAGATGGAATgattttgttttgagatttttgGCATTTGTAGTTACACTTGTGGCTGCCATTGTGCTTGGAGTTAGCAAACAAAATGAGCTTGTGCCTGTTCAATTGGTACCAACATTGCCACCTATCAATGTTCCGGCTTCCGCTAAGTGGAGTTACATGTCCGCGTTTGT gTACTTTGTTATTGTGAATGCAATTGCATGTGCATATGCAGTTATCTCCTTAGTCCTTTCGTTGGCaaataagggaaaaactaaAGGTCTTTCTCTAACGATCATTCTATTCGATCTCATCATGATGGCTCTTCTCTACTCCAGTGTGGGAGCGGCCGCGGCTGTCGGCCTCATCGGATACAAAGGGAACACCCACGTCCGGTGGAACAAGGTGTGTGACGTGTTTGGTAAATTTTGTGGACAAGTCGTGGCGGCAATTGCGATTTCACTAGTTGGTTctatattgtttttgttgttggtgttgttggcTACGGTGAACCTACATAAGAACATACGTCATTAA
- the LOC107031584 gene encoding uncharacterized protein LOC107031584: RVKMWQEMMMKEEAEEEEIERLFMGVMGGYKDAFMPPLTDFSTINEMGSSSSYGNKRHKKEAPLADDNMHKERNRRGKMAELYSLLQSLLPTISHIHKATREKIVVESIDYIKRLEEEVLRLKNLKKSVVVYKPALSQWRNRVSSVNATVSKGLAFFGIQFQLTQGLMTNIFSVLDKHQAEVLAANISVSDHQLTTLTITVTIGNNESNTVESIRRELLLF; encoded by the exons AGAGTGAAAATGTGGCAAGAGATGATGATGAAGGAAGAAGCAGAAGAGGAAGAGATTGAGAGATTATTTATGGGTGTTATGGGAGGATATAAAGATGCTTTCATGCCGCCATTGACGGATTTTTCCACCATTAATGAGATGGGTTCAAGCTCATCATATGGGAATAAGAGGCACAAAAAAGAAGCTCCTCTTGCTGATGATAATATGCATAAGGAACGTAACAGAAGAGGGAAAATGGCTGAGTTGTACTCTCTGCTTCAATCCTTACTCCCAACTATCTCCCACATCCATAAG gCGACGAGGGAGAAGATTGTGGTGGAATCTATAGATTACATCAAACGTCTTGAGGAAGAAGTATTGCGGTTGAAGAATCTGAAGAAGTCAGTAGTGGTGTATAAACCTGCTTTATCTCAATGGAGAAACAGGGTTTCTTCTGTTAATGCTACTGTATCGAAAGGATTAGCATTTTTCGGGATCCAATTTCAGCTCACACAAGGACTGATGACTAACATCTTCTCGGTTCTTGACAAGCATCAGGCTGAGGTTTTGGCTGCTAATATCTCTGTAAGTGACCATCAGCTAACGACATTGACAATCACAGTAACCATAGGAAATAATGAAAGTAATACAGTAGAGAGTATTCGGAGAGAATTGCTTCTTTTTTAG
- the LOC107024394 gene encoding beta-D-glucosyl crocetin beta-1,6-glucosyltransferase-like → LFALLKPGAAEVKQKKFTVLPSLLLLLLILWCHFCILFIAIANYNTTLLFLQCGHYFSLSKDVKSRTQLVLMVPWLAHGHVTPYLELAKKLSKTNLFFIYFCSTPIILNSINQENLPKNIQLIEFPLPSSPLLPSHQHTTNGLPKNLLSTLIQTFGGAGSTFANILDSLCPDLLIFDGYQPWAPELASSRKIPAIDFLIIGTASVSFFYHHYLYAGKREFPFSGTFLKDYEAKQLQLTAEMNISIGPDVAFNGLEKSHEIILINTCNEIEGKYVDYLSTLSNKKVIPVGPLIREMGTTTENEENSKIIQWLDKKDESSCVYVSFGSEYFLSKEEIEEIAHSLELSELNFIWVVRLPLGEDTNIENALPKGFLDRVEGKGVIVEKWAPQARILEHPSVGGFLCHCGWNSILESLHFGVPLITMPMHLDQHTHSRMAVELGTAMEVVRDDKNGKLNKEETAKVIRNVVTEKNGGENVKAKVKEFRKKIREKREEEFDQVVNKLVDLSTKNKQTVNT, encoded by the coding sequence TTGTTTGCGCTGCTGAAACCTGGTGCAGCGGAGGTGAAACAGAAGAAATTTACGGTGTTACCttcattattattactattattaattcTTTGGTGTCATTTCTGCATATTATTCATAGCCATTGCAAATTACAACACAACTTTACTTTTTTTGCAATGTGGacattatttttctctctccAAGGATGTGAAGAGTAGAACTCAACTGGTTCTAATGGTTCCATGGTTAGCTCATGGCCATGTAACCCCTTACTTAGAACTAGCCAAGAAACTCTCCAAAACCAATCTTTTCTTCATATACTTTTGTTCAACACCTATCATTCTCAATTCCATCAATCAAGAAAATCTACCAAAAAACATCCAACTAATAGAATTCCCTTTACCATCATCACCACTACTTCCTAGCCACCAGCACACCACCAATGGCCTACCGAAAAACCTCCTTTCAACGTTGATCCAAACTTTTGGAGGAGCTGGTTCTACCTTTGCCAATATTCTTGATTCTCTCTGTCCTGATTTGCTTATTTTTGATGGGTATCAACCATGGGCACCAGAACTTGCTTCTTCAAGAAAAATTCCCGCTATTGATTTCCTTATCATTGGTACTGCTTCAGTATCTTTCTTCTATCACCATTATCTGTATGCTGGCAAAAGAGAGTTTCCATTCTCAGGAActttccttaaggattatgaggCAAAGCAACTCCAACTCACCGCGGAAATGAACATTTCCATAGGACCTGATGTTGCTTTCAATGGGCTGGAAAAATCCCATGAGATCATTTTGATCAACACTTGTAATGAAATAGAGGGTAAGTATGTTGATTATCTCTCGACTCTAAGCAATAAAAAGGTCATACCAGTAGGTCCACTTATTCGTGAAATGGGAACAACGACAGAGAATGAGGAGAACTCCAAGATTATCCAATGGCTAGACAAGAAGGATGAGTCCTCTTGTGTTTATGTCTCGTTTGGAAGTGAATATTTCTTGTCCAAAGAGGAAATCGAAGAAATAGCTCATAGTTTAGAGCTAAgtgaattgaatttcatttggGTAGTTAGGCTTCCATTAGGTGAAGATACTAACATTGAAAATGCTTTACCAAAAGGCTTTCTTGATAGAGTTGAAGGAAAAGGTGTCATTGTGGAAAAATGGGCACCTCAAGCAAGAATTCTTGAGCATCCAAGTGTTGGGGGATTCTTATGCCATTGTGGATGGAATTCTATACTAGAAAGTTTACATTTTGGAGTTCCTCTTATAACCATGCCTATGCATTTAGATCAACATACTCATTCAAGAATGGCGGTCGAGTTGGGGACAGCTATGGAGGTTGTGAGAGATGATAAAAATGGGAAACTGAATAAAGAAGAGACAGCAAAAGTGATAAGAAATGTGGTGACGGAGAAGAATGGTGGTGAAAATGTGAAGGCAAAGGTGAAAGAATTTAGGAAAAAGAtaagagagaaaagagaagaagagttTGATCAAGTTGTTAACAAGTTGGTGGACCTTTCTACCAAGAATAAACAAACAGTGAACACTTAG
- the LOC107027381 gene encoding E3 ubiquitin-protein ligase MIEL1-like, whose product MEGCCNERLDFGKMGYGCKHYRRRCKIRAPCCNEVYDCRHCHNEATSMLRKIFDRHELVRQDVTQVICSVCDTEQPVARVCTNCGVNMGEYFCEVCKFYDDDIDKGQFHCDDCGICRVGGRENFFHCNKCDSCYSVNLRNNHSCVEDSMRHHCPICYEFLFDSLKDTTVMKCGHTMHTECYHEMIKRDKYCCPICSRSTLDMTKAWKRMDEEIEETIMPEDLRYKKVWILCNDCNDTTEVYFHIIGQKCRHCQSYNTRMIAPPVLPQ is encoded by the exons ATGGAAGGTTGTTGCAATGAAAGACTTGATTTTGGCAAAATGGGTTATGG ATGCAAGCACTATAGGAGAAGATGCAAGATTAGAGCCCCTTGCTGCAATGAGGTCTATGACTGCAGACATTGTCACAATGAAGCCACG AGTATGTTGCGTAAGATTTTTGATAGGCATGAACTAGTTCGACAAGATGTCACACAG GTCATCTGCTCAGTTTGTGATACCGAACAGCCA GTTGCTCGCGTTTGTACGAACTGTGGTGTCAATATGGGAGAATACTTTTGTGAAGTGTGCAAATTCTATGACGATGAT ATAGACAAAGGGCAGTTTCATTGTGATGATTGTGGAATCTGCAG AGTTGGTGGTCGGGAGAACTTCTTTCATTGCAACAAGTGTG ACTCTTGTTATTCAGTTAATCTGCGTAATAATCACTCGTGCGTGGAGGACTCCATGAGGCATCATTGCCCGATTTGTTACGAG TTTCTCTTTGATTCTCTGAAAGACACAACTGTAATGAAATGTGGGCACACAATGCATACAGAATGCTACCACGAGATGATAAAGCGTGACAA ATACTGCTGTCCAATATGTTCTAGATCAACTCTAGACATGACCAAGGCTTGGAAAAGAATGGATGAGGAG ATCGAAGAGACAATCATGCCTGAAGATCTTAGATATAAGAAG GTCTGGATTCTTTGTAATGACTGTAATGACACAACTGAAGTATATTTCCACATAATCGGGCAGAAGTGCAGACACTGTCAATCATACAACACCCGTATGATTGCACCTCCTGTTCTTCCTCAATAG